From Schistocerca cancellata isolate TAMUIC-IGC-003103 chromosome 10, iqSchCanc2.1, whole genome shotgun sequence:
GAAGTCAAACGGAAgtagttgttttccgtcattaggctgccgcgaacctcgcggatacatgtagagacttttccatcgttaatgcaccgaatgaaatacgttttgtgaatgaatacagtgtttccagaaatcgaaacatttacaactgccgcttctgtacctacGTGGTAAACGATTTTcaccgacagcgccgatagcgcaacggccaaggtaactggctgggaatcggaaaacccgggttcgaagaaacctagcggatgttttTCTTTTCGTTTGCATTTTCCGATATCTCAAATGACTTATGAGGAGTACTGTATGTTGTAGGTAGTAATTAACttgtctgtttatgccgtagtaactagttttCGTTTGTTGTGtcgtatctttcaggtgcataatctgaataatggaggatgtacacccttcgactagcgctgtattatatagttgggagcctgtcacagacgatggcaagcgggaagttatcaacgctgtgttttggtttgtaaagtgttgcaagacagatgcattatcaatgcactaccggaagcagatGGTTCTGTTTCTCGACGTTACAGATTGATaagagcggctatcgtcgagcgagttttggagctgacgaacgaaatgactgttgttgatactgaagtactataccatgaagacgaagcaggtgattcagtggaagatatcccgactggtgaatcgcaaaatggtcataacactttggaaatctccacgtcactgggaatatgtgcttcatctgttcccgatgagtattatgaaccggttactaaacgattgaactatggcgctataccccttgaagcAAAAGTAAAGTATGCGCTTtcagaccccatacctgatgatgaattaatgctctatttacaattatctatcgatccctccaattttgagtcgattgctcgtcataaactttacgggtgattttctcaaaattgctgaGGTGTTGacacaaaatatcttagattccttcgcttCAgcttgtacacaagcgacctgccaaatttgagccgaatcggttggccgtgtctgaggcctcccccttgtcagtgaggtgttgataatggcgtctttgtcgccttagaggcattcttgactaacatcagctcaccatgcccaatctcagaggtaactaactacccctcacgaccgttacagcatgtatttaaagtaaacctgattcatTTCCTCATGGTGGCACTACTGGCGCCATTCTTATGCGGCTGGTGCGAAATTtcgatagacatcatctttcaaatgtagaaacacgcctaccaaccctCATTCGTGTCGTACATCTTCTTCTTGGATTCTTTCCGTCAGTTTAGTTTCcaagtaatgattttttaaatgatgGCGGAACCTCATGGATAGCCTACCCTATATTTCCTCTATTTGTGTACAAGTAAACGAATTGTAAGctgtgtattgcagctgattaaaACTCGAACAACAAAAACAATTGAAGATGTTAATATAATGAATACACATTTATTCCACAGCGCACAGAGACTGAATTTTTCAAAGCAGGCTATTTTTGCAGGAAGTACGGTGTAAGATTCCCTCGAAAACCACGCCGGACCTACATTGATCCATCCTGaatcgactggaagctgttttgaatgccaacggtttaggCATGGTAATGatttgtatttttggtgtttcaatatttcatttgtttatatTAGGCAGCTGCTTTCTAAGTTTTTGCGAGATGATTGCCGTGTAGTTTGTTCGATTTGCTCTAATAGTTCATTAGTCATCATCACTGAAAAAGTTTTGTGTGCACCGGAAAATGAATCTGGCTAGAGAACATTTCTGGGCTGACTTTTTGAGATTTTAACGCCTAACCAATGTGAATACCGGATTAAAAATGCATTTGCCAAAGAAGCCCTATCTGAGGCAAAATTTAGAATTGGTACAGAGACTCAAAAGAGACAGATTTTTCTTAGTGGTGAATTTCATGAAGAACACCCAAGAACTGCTATTACTGATGAAAATATTGCCGCTGTTCGAGCTATGATTGACTGAGATCGACGGACATGTCACAAATTTATTCGGGCGACATTGAGCACTGGTATGAGTCAGATCCAGACCATTTTACATCAACTATTAGATGCGAGTAAAATTTGTTGTCGATGATTCCATGTAAACCTATTCCTAATGAAAAACAACGACGCACTGATTGGTGCTGAAAAACCCTGGAGAAAAAGCGGATTAAAAATTTGGTTTGGAATATCGCTACTATGACGAATGTTAGTTACTGTTATCATCCTAAAGAGAAAAGTCAATAAGCTCAAATGGTCTTTCAAAGAGATCCTAAGGTTACAAAAATGTGTGACTAATCTGCAGTACTAGCAAGAAGATGGATGCTAGTTTTTTCTCTAAAATACTACTACAGCATTTGAAGACAGATGTACAATTGCTGCTGATTGGTGCACACATGTCGGTTTACCACtaatttttgaaaaaagtttttgcAATATGGGTACGACGAAAAACAACTTCCCATAACAGCAACGCATCGTGCCATACAGCAAAACCGACAGCTGAGTATCTAGATGCCCTAAAGGTCAGCACCATGGTCCTTCTACCATAAAGCcctgacctacactatgtgatcaaaagtatgtcgacacctggccgaaaatgacttacaagtttgtggcgccctccataggttaatgctggaattctgtatggtgttggtctacccttagacttgatgacagcttccactctcacaggccgcgcgggattagccgagcggtctcgggcgctgcaatcatggcctgtgcagctggtcccggcagaggttcgagtcctcccttgggcatggctgtgtgtgtttgtccttaggataatttaggttaagtagtgtgtaagcttagggactgatgaccttagcagttaagtcccataagatttcacacacatatgaaaatttttgaacactctcacacgttcaatcaggtgctggaaagtttcttgggaaatggcagcccattcttcatggagttctgcactgaggagaggaatcgattctgcactgaggagaggaatcgatgtcggtctacatctacatctacatttatactccgcaagccacccaacggtgtgtggcggagggcactttacgtgtcactgtcattacctcccttttctgttccagtcgcgtatggttcgcggtaagaacgactgtctgaaagcctccgtgcgcgctcgaatctctctaattttacattcgtgatctcctcgggaggtataagtagggggaagcaatatattcgatacctcatccagaaacgcaccctctcgaaacctggcgagcaagacacaccgcgatgcagagcgcctctcttgcagagtctggcacttgagtttgctaaacatctccgtaacgctatcacgcttaccaaataaccctgtgacgaaacgcgccgctcttctttggatcttctccatctcccccgtcaacccgatctggtacggatcccacactgatgagcaatactcaagtataggccgaacgagtgttttgtaagccacctcctttgttgatggactaaattttctaaggactctcccaatgaatctcaacctggtacccgccttaccaacaattaattttatatgatcattccacttcaaatcgttccgcacgcatactcccagatattttacagaagtaactgctaccagcgtttgttccgctatcatataatcatacaataaaggatcgttgtttctatgtattcgcaatacattacatttgtctatgttaagggtcagttgccactccctgcaccaagtgcctatccgctgctatcggtgaggcctggcatgacgtcggcgttccaaaacatcccaaaggtgttctataggattaaggtcagtactctgtgcaggccagtccattacagggatggtattgtcgtgtaaccactccgccacaggccgtgcgttatgaacagatgctcaatcgtgttgaaagatgctaccgccatccccaaactgctcgtcaacagtgggaacaaaaaggtgcttaaaccatcaatgtaggcctgtgctgtgagtgtaccacgcgaaacaacaatggatgcaagcccccaccatgaaaaacacgaccacaccataacaccaccgcctccgaatattactgttgacactacacacactggcagtgacattcaccgggcattcgccatacccacaccctgccatcgaatcgccacattgtgtgccgtgattcgtcaccccacacaacgtttttccactgttcgattgtacaatgtttacactccttacataaagcgaggcgtcgtttggcatttatcggcgtgatgtgtggcttatgagcagccgctcgaccatgaaatccatgttttctcacctcctgctgtCATAGTACctacagtggatcctgacgcagcttggaattcctgtttgatggtctggatagatatctgcctattacccattacgaccctcttcaactgtcggcgttctctgtcagtcagcagacgaggtcggcctgtaggcttttgtgctgaacgtgtaCCTTCACTAccgcattggaaacagtggacctagggatgtttgggagtgtggataTGTCGTGTACAGAAgtatgatgcaagtgacacccaatcaactgacaacgttcgaagtccgtgagttccacagagtgcccctttctgctctctgacgatgtctaatgattactgaggtcgctgatatggagctacctggcagtaggtggcagcacaatgcacctaatatgaaaacgtatatttttggggtgtccgggtacttttgatcaaatagtgtagcaCCTTGTGATTATTGGTGTTCcccaaaattaaaaacaaaattcctgGAAAAACTTTTTCATAATCAGATGAACCAGTGAAACATTGTGAAAACCAGGTTTCTGAAGTGCATCAGAAAGAGTGGCATGATTTCTTTAAGGACTATTTCCACCGAAAGCAAAAAGGTATTGGTGCTAAatggagattttttttaaataaaattattcaaatgtTTTAACAACTAATCCTTGTTACATTTCGCAAAAAATTTCATTGATACACACATTTGGAGCTTTTGCTAGTGAATCTTCCATAGCACGTAGAACTCGCCATATGATTGTtcttatgccttttctagatctataaagtgtGACCAAACATTTTGCTTGTTTTCTCGAGGCTTTTAAATTCTTGTCTTACTGCACGAATAGCATCAGTGGTTTCCTTTCCTCCTGTGAATTCAAACTGACTACATCATTCATTTCTGCTATAATCTTTTCGGTGTGTTCATTAGACATTGTACATATTGATTTATTACGTTCTTCCATTCATTGTTTAACTCCTCTGCACGAAACGCAAACAGTACACTATCGTCAGGAAAGTGGTGCACATACGTTCCATTAACAAACATTCCAATGCATCGATGCAACATAAATGCTATTAAAAGCTCAATACAGTACTTCCAGAAAGAGTGAGGTGATCAGGACATAACTGTCAAGAGAATGATTGGTACATGCACTGAAGAAGTTGTTTGCTGGATTGCGAGAGCTGAGTACAGACCAGGATGACAGGGAGGTATGTGGTAAGTGGTTCAGTAATGATGACTAAGATATGGTCattatttttttctcagtttaaGGACACGAGAGGTTCCTCTAGGACTGCTGAGAATGACTAATCTGATAATCCATCCTGATTTCTCTTTCAATTCtgcgttcaaggcgcttcagtctggaaccacactgctgctacggtcgcagtttcaaatcctgcctcgggcatggatgtgtgttacgtccttaggttagttaggtttaagtagttctaagtctaggggactgatgacctcagatgttaattcccatagtgcttacagtcatttgaaccatttttttcaattctGTGTTTCTCACTATCCTGCTGGAGTCTAATAGAACCTGTAGCACTGATGTGTACTAACAATGAAAATctaaaattatgtgacatgttttaTTAAAATCAAATTCAGCCAAAATTCACTCCTGAAAATTTTCCTACATCCTCTTTTTATTCTGCAGCTGGCAGAGCTGCTCAAAAGCATTCTGAGCGAGTCCGCAGTCCAAGGAAAATCGACGACGCTGCGACCGAGGCAGCCTCCCAGAGTTGACGTCACATCAACTGGCAAACCACCCAAAATCCACGAGTTCCGCCCACAACTAGAAGACGACCTGAAGAGTGTCCTCAAGCTCAAACCACGAGAGCCGCAACTCAATGCTACCGTCCACCTGCCTCCGCTGCAAACTGCAAAGGTGCATGTGAATGACACCGAAGAGGACTTGAAACACATTCTTCCGACTCTCGAGGAGACCCTTGGCTGTATTTTGGAAGACAGTGAGGCCGAGGTACTTACCTCGACCATCCGGCCAGTACTGCCACCAGTACATCCGACAATGACGGGCAGCAAGCAACCGCCGTACACGACGGATGTGCCACCGACTGATGTTGCAGAGGACTTGAAACACATTCTTCCATCTCTCGAAGAGGTACTCGGTGGCATTTTGAAGGACAGTGAGGCTAAAGTACCTACCACAGCCGGTCAGTCAGTGATACCACCAGCACGTCCAACAATGACAGACAGCAATCGACCGCTGCAAACAACGAAGGTGCCACCGACTGATGCCGATGAGGATTTGAAACACATTCTTCCGACTCTCGAGGAGGCACTCGGCAGCATCTTGAAAGACAGCGACGTTAAGGTACCTACCACAACCAGTCTGTCAGTGATACCACCAGCACGTCCAACAATGACAGACAGCAAGCAACCGCTGCAAATGACAAAGGTGCCACCGACTGATGCCGATGAGGACTTCGAGCACATTCTTCTAGCTCTTGAGGAGGCAGTTGGCAGCATCCTGAAGGACAGTGGGGCTGGAATAGCTATCACAACCAATCAGTCGGTGGTACCATCAGCACATCAGGCAACAACTGACACTAAACGACTGCTGCAGACAACAGAGGGGCCACTGACTAGTGCCGAAGAGGACTTGAAACACGTTCTTCCGGTTCTTGAGGAGGCACTTGGCACCATCTTGAAGGACAGTGTTGTCAAAGTACCTACCACGACAAGCCGGCCAGTGTTACCACCATTATATCCGACAACAACAGACAAAAGACAACACTTTTCAGTAGTCCGGCCCACTCTGGAGAAAACTCTGTTGGAGCAGGAAGCAACTGCCCAACAGCACACTTCTCCACCATTTGTCTGGCAACACAGACCACCGAAAAAAAAGGATTACAGTTTTGATAACTTCCTGCCAGAGTAGGAGTGAGTGTTCAGGGATATTTTGCATAACCATAAATCCAATCATAATGCCACATTCCCATACACAGCTGAAGCTACGAGCACTACGAAAACGCCTATCATTTCTGTGTCAGGACCCACAGAACAGCAACTGTTCTCCCAAAATAACTTAACATATGTTCCACAGTGCAATCGGCTCGTCTTCAGATAAGGAGCTTCTCTTCCAGGCAGGTAAACCTATCTTGCAGGATGTGCTCAACACCCAGAATTTGAGCCAAACAAACAGTGGGCACAGTTATGAAATGTTAGAGTGACACTGGCACACACTGTGAACCAGATAGCTACTGCCAGATGGGGTTAAGCTGACAGAAAAGTTGAAATGgtttgagatttaaaaaaattccCAAACCCAATGATTGGTAGAAGGGaagattattttattttgaagttaaCACGTTGTGGTTTAATGTACAGTGAACACTATTTGTGTATGTTCACAAAGCAAATTTGTGATAATATTTTCTTGTTCTTAACCTTTCTTTGTATGTTACTCTGAAATTAGTATTACAATTTGTCATCATGTCagatttatttttcaattattgATAAGTTTCCGAACAATtgaggtgctgagaaccataaggACCTTCATTCATTTTAAGATTGTAACATGCATTTGTTGATCTTATAGTGAACCTGCTTTGTCTATATCTGTAATCCCACACTGTGTATATTTAACACCCACAAAAAGCTGTCTCGACAATTTCTCagatattcatttccatatggcCCAAAGCACAAAGCAAAATGTTGTTGCTCTGCGCTGTTCAATTGTTATTTATGGTTGACAACATAATTTAGCATCAACATCATGTAAGCAAGAGTAATGCTTCATAAGTAGAGGTATATCGGCAattttatctgaacctcaagcaCAGCTTGTGCTTAATTAATCTTATGATAGCGAGGACCATGAAGGTTGGAATAGGTCATAATAATGTGTGTGtagtgtttttctgtctgttctttatgttttgattttagtttcacattaattaattaaaaacttaCGAATTGTCAAAAGATACAGTTGTCAGTAGCCTATATCTGGAAAATTTGCTAATTAACATTAATAACAAATAtattcttaaatattaattaatatttcataacaaagtaGTCACATTATTTTTTTCATACGGAGTAGTTGATAAGtctgttaaaaaaaatttcaggCCTATGAGACTTCTGGGTTGtctacaaaatttaattttcaaaaacatctgttTTTCCCAAAACTTTGTTTCTGTGATTTGGGTCCTTATTGTTCTCAGTGCCTCAATAAAAGTCACCCTAGTCACAAACAATTATTACATAACAGATTATCAGTCAAATTACAGTGTTGCTGAAGTTCACAGATGCaattagtattttaattttttttaatttgatacaGCAAACAGTGATAAAGACCATATGTTTTATTACTACAGCTCAATACACATGCTCTGAAAGAAAAaccaatatattaattttattggttttatAAATATTTAGATTTAAAGTCCAAAACCAGTCAACTTGTCCCATTTGATGGAGTGAAGTTATTTATTAATAAAGGAccatttttcaataaaaatgaacCTAGTTGATCTATTGTCAAAACTTTTCTTATTTCACTCCTTACACTCAAGTTATTATGTTTTGCAAATGTTTGAGCGGAGTAAAAACACAGCTCActagaaattacacaatggatttctGTTTGAATTTTCACAGCAAAATGAAGATTGGGAAATGGACATATGGCCTATGAAACTGGGAAGAGTGAGGTCTATTTTTGCACAAAAAGTTTGAAAGTAATCAGCATaataaagaaaaacttaattattgatttgagggaaaactgaaataGCTAAAGTGCTGAAAAATTATCCAATTGCAGCATAAACTGAAATTCTTCCACTTTCTCTTCATTATATTCTCTTA
This genomic window contains:
- the LOC126106321 gene encoding uncharacterized protein LOC126106321, whose translation is MHPRVQTCLLLLVGVLTSPGTGGTIGNRDDRIHFDSAVGADPSGDDPQVNHPLWKTRPGSSHLQNVRASSPGVGGAEQSRFTPEQAPTNSALLHTSPGLAQQLGNTEPPMVYKPLLDEDQLVAFELNKLKTTLPPPTTISGEVTAPVAVAVSDQPEGDADISSQLAELLKSILSESAVQGKSTTLRPRQPPRVDVTSTGKPPKIHEFRPQLEDDLKSVLKLKPREPQLNATVHLPPLQTAKVHVNDTEEDLKHILPTLEETLGCILEDSEAEVLTSTIRPVLPPVHPTMTGSKQPPYTTDVPPTDVAEDLKHILPSLEEVLGGILKDSEAKVPTTAGQSVIPPARPTMTDSNRPLQTTKVPPTDADEDLKHILPTLEEALGSILKDSDVKVPTTTSLSVIPPARPTMTDSKQPLQMTKVPPTDADEDFEHILLALEEAVGSILKDSGAGIAITTNQSVVPSAHQATTDTKRLLQTTEGPLTSAEEDLKHVLPVLEEALGTILKDSVVKVPTTTSRPVLPPLYPTTTDKRQHFSVVRPTLEKTLLEQEATAQQHTSPPFVWQHRPPKKKDYSFDNFLPE